A window from Schistocerca gregaria isolate iqSchGreg1 chromosome 8, iqSchGreg1.2, whole genome shotgun sequence encodes these proteins:
- the LOC126285213 gene encoding spidroin-1-like — protein MGRRRRAHDTRHHTTMLCDTLAAAAGTAAAAAPRRRRPAAAAAAFAAAFGTPPRTQTTAGAARSVGVGVAASVLGSHGRPGECWRRGAALRAAVAGAAPERSGAGASRKRRPARGPRVGVAGRGGGLGGGGAGRGGEGAPGGPGVGGAGRAGARPGSAHCGRRLRGRWPASDGARGGV, from the coding sequence ATGGGGCGCCGGCGCCGCGCTCACGACACACGACACCACACGACCATGCTCTGTGACACGCTAGCTGCTGCGGCtggcacggcggcggcggcggcacctcGCCGGCGGCggccggctgcggctgcggctgctttCGCTGCTGCTTTCGGGACGCCGCCGCGGACACAGACGACGGCGGGGGCTGCGCggagcgtcggcgtcggcgtcgcggcCTCGGTACTCGGTAGTCATGGGCGGCCCGGCGAGTGCTGGCGGCGCGGTGCTGCGCTGCGGGCCGCGGTTGCCGGGGCCGCGCCGGAGCGGAGCGGAGCGGGCGCGTCGCGGAAGCGCCGGCCGGCCCGCGGCCCGCGGGTGGGCGTGGCGGGGCGCGGCGGGGGGTTGGgagggggcggggcggggcggggaggGGAAGGCGCGCCGGGCGGACCAGGGGTGGGGGGAGCCGGCCGCGCTGGCGCCCGGCCCGGCAGCGCGCACTGCGGCCGGCGGCTGCGAGGCAGGTGGCCGGCGTCTGATGGCGCCAGGGGCGGCGTGTGA